One Nitrospina watsonii DNA segment encodes these proteins:
- a CDS encoding NADH-quinone oxidoreductase subunit N has translation MTATINLEDMNWVAVSPELILMVTAFLLLLVGLKKTYNQNAYLAKAAAAGIVTALLLSCYLWGIAPTVADGANPEMFSHALIHDRFSQTFNLIFLIMSLFAITASFRYPRPDHENKAEYFALLLMTVVGMMFLAKSGNLITAFISLEIFSISLYILCGFNAKHGTGREQPGDVDTLPWETVASQESTVKYLLIGAFASAILVYGMALLYAGTGTTEIRTIGKLLHENPYTHNPLVFIGMALMFSGLAFKVSLVPFHSWTPDVYQGAPTPITGFMSVATKAAAFALIARVFYIALPDLQSIWMPFLFGVSVVTMLVGNIAAIFQDDVKRMLAYSGVAHAGYLLIGIVANSQDGVASIIFYLAVYLFMNVGAFAVVYMVEGEGKESNSIYRFKGLAKRKPLMAAAMSLFMLSLAGFPPTAGFFGKLYVFVAAIKQDYILITILAVVASMIAVYFYLRIIVMMYFHESEPETVVASNRGMTALITVSSAAIVLMGIFPSTFMQLALSAIPSLPH, from the coding sequence ATGACCGCCACCATCAACCTTGAGGACATGAACTGGGTCGCCGTGTCGCCCGAACTGATTCTGATGGTGACGGCGTTTCTACTGCTGCTGGTGGGGTTGAAGAAAACGTACAACCAAAACGCGTACCTGGCCAAGGCGGCCGCGGCGGGCATCGTCACCGCGCTGTTGCTGTCATGCTACCTGTGGGGCATCGCACCCACCGTTGCCGACGGCGCCAATCCGGAAATGTTCAGCCACGCCCTGATCCACGACCGCTTTTCGCAGACCTTCAACCTGATCTTTCTGATCATGTCGCTGTTTGCGATCACCGCCTCGTTCCGCTATCCGCGTCCGGATCATGAGAACAAGGCCGAATACTTTGCCCTGCTGTTGATGACCGTGGTGGGGATGATGTTCCTCGCCAAGTCCGGCAACCTGATCACCGCATTCATTTCACTGGAGATTTTTTCCATCTCCCTCTACATCCTGTGCGGCTTCAATGCCAAGCACGGCACCGGGCGCGAACAGCCGGGCGATGTGGACACGCTGCCGTGGGAGACCGTGGCCTCGCAGGAGTCCACCGTCAAATACCTTTTGATCGGCGCGTTCGCCTCCGCCATCCTCGTGTACGGCATGGCATTGCTGTACGCCGGCACCGGCACCACGGAGATCCGCACCATCGGCAAACTGCTGCACGAAAATCCGTACACGCACAATCCGCTGGTCTTCATCGGCATGGCGTTGATGTTCTCCGGGCTGGCGTTCAAAGTCTCGCTGGTGCCGTTCCATTCCTGGACCCCGGACGTGTACCAGGGCGCACCGACGCCGATCACGGGTTTCATGTCGGTGGCGACGAAAGCCGCCGCCTTCGCCCTGATCGCCCGCGTGTTCTACATCGCATTGCCGGATCTGCAATCCATCTGGATGCCCTTTTTGTTCGGCGTCTCGGTGGTCACCATGCTGGTGGGCAACATCGCCGCCATTTTTCAGGACGACGTCAAACGCATGCTCGCGTACTCCGGCGTGGCGCATGCCGGGTACCTGCTGATCGGCATCGTCGCCAACAGCCAGGACGGCGTGGCCAGCATCATCTTCTATCTCGCCGTCTATCTGTTCATGAATGTCGGCGCGTTCGCCGTGGTGTACATGGTGGAAGGCGAAGGCAAAGAATCGAATTCCATTTACCGCTTCAAGGGTCTGGCCAAACGCAAGCCGTTGATGGCCGCGGCCATGAGCCTGTTCATGCTGTCTCTGGCCGGGTTCCCGCCCACCGCCGGGTTTTTTGGCAAGCTCTACGTGTTCGTCGCCGCCATCAAACAGGATTACATCCTCATCACCATCCTCGCCGTGGTCGCCAGCATGATTGCCGTGTACTTTTACCTGCGCATCATCGTGATGATGTACTTCCACGAAAGCGAGCCGGAAACCGTGGTCGCCTCCAACCGCGGCATGACCGCATTGATCACCGTCAGTTCCGCCGCCATCGTGCTCATGGGCATCTTCCCCTCCACCTTCATGCAGCTGGCTCTCTCCGCCATCCCGTCGCTGCCGCATTAA
- a CDS encoding 2-aminoethylphosphonate aminotransferase, whose product MNRIILLNPGPVNVTERVRQALLQPDLCHREPECAQLIQSIRRKLLTAFGLDRTFLTALISGSGTAALEMAVSSCLGDGQSLLVVRNGVYGERIATMAAAHRMPTVTLDYEWGQPPVLDDIERALTAHPEIGVVALVHHETTTGLLNPVHEVGELAHRHGKKLLIDAISSLAGDALDFERSHVDYCVGTANKCLQGFPGVSFVLVRKEEMDALAQHPARSVYCDLYKNLKAQEQGETLFTPAVQVHYALDAALDELIEETVPARIERYATAARMLRNGFNDMGFEYLVDAAHRSNSLTALKLPDGIPYETLHDELKKQGYVIYAGQGGLKQSIFRIANMGDIRTEEFQRLLDVLKACLVKSPSLRG is encoded by the coding sequence ATGAACCGCATCATCCTACTGAATCCCGGCCCGGTCAATGTGACCGAGCGCGTGCGCCAGGCCCTGCTGCAACCGGACCTCTGCCACCGCGAACCGGAATGCGCTCAGCTGATTCAATCCATCCGCAGGAAACTGCTGACGGCGTTCGGGCTGGATCGGACTTTTCTGACCGCGCTCATCAGCGGCTCCGGCACCGCGGCCCTGGAGATGGCCGTGTCTTCCTGTCTCGGCGACGGGCAGTCGCTGCTGGTGGTCCGCAACGGCGTGTACGGCGAGCGCATCGCCACCATGGCCGCCGCCCACCGCATGCCGACGGTGACGCTCGATTACGAATGGGGCCAACCGCCCGTGCTGGACGACATCGAACGGGCACTCACAGCGCATCCGGAGATCGGCGTGGTGGCCCTGGTGCATCACGAAACCACCACCGGTCTGCTCAATCCCGTACACGAGGTCGGCGAACTCGCACACCGTCACGGCAAAAAATTATTGATCGACGCCATCAGCAGCCTGGCTGGAGACGCCCTCGATTTCGAACGCAGCCACGTCGATTACTGCGTCGGCACCGCCAACAAATGCCTGCAGGGGTTCCCCGGCGTGTCCTTCGTGCTGGTGCGCAAGGAGGAAATGGATGCGCTGGCGCAACACCCGGCGCGCTCGGTCTATTGCGACCTCTACAAAAACCTCAAGGCGCAGGAACAGGGCGAGACCTTGTTCACGCCCGCGGTGCAGGTGCATTATGCGTTGGACGCGGCGCTGGACGAATTGATCGAAGAAACGGTGCCCGCACGCATCGAGCGCTATGCCACCGCCGCCCGCATGCTGCGCAACGGGTTCAACGACATGGGCTTCGAATACCTGGTCGATGCCGCTCACCGCTCCAACAGCCTGACCGCCCTCAAGCTGCCGGACGGCATTCCTTACGAAACGCTGCACGATGAATTGAAGAAACAGGGTTACGTCATTTATGCGGGACAGGGCGGGCTCAAGCAGTCCATCTTCCGCATCGCCAACATGGGTGATATCCGCACCGAGGAGTTTCAACGCCTGCTGGACGTGTTGAAAGCGTGCCTGGTCAAGTCGCCTTCACTGCGGGGCTGA
- a CDS encoding DUF4159 domain-containing protein — protein sequence MSFLKSFVCWALIIGFGIFFSEAPVRAEGEGSKLIIPQIKYQGGSYRPRPDAVESLLAQVAKRTSIEVKREVLELAPNDPNLFHHPFIYMAGDRAFDPFTDDAINALRDYLNFGGFLLIDDNSGQSNSGFDASVRRMLERVYPHTPLERIPRDHSIFRSFYLINQVVGRVVVKPYLEGITSKGRTVLVYANNDLGGAWSKNKLGHWNFDMVGGGYRQRKLSLRLGVNIVMYAFTLDYKKDMVHLPIILERLRRYSGR from the coding sequence TTGTCCTTTTTGAAGTCGTTTGTGTGTTGGGCCCTCATCATCGGGTTCGGGATTTTTTTCAGTGAAGCACCGGTCCGGGCCGAGGGCGAAGGCTCGAAGCTCATCATCCCCCAGATCAAGTATCAAGGTGGATCGTACCGGCCGCGGCCCGATGCGGTGGAGAGTCTGCTGGCGCAGGTGGCGAAGCGCACCTCCATCGAGGTCAAGCGCGAGGTGCTGGAGCTGGCGCCGAACGATCCCAACCTGTTTCACCATCCCTTCATTTATATGGCAGGCGACCGCGCCTTCGATCCGTTCACGGACGACGCCATCAACGCGTTGCGCGATTACCTGAACTTCGGTGGATTCCTGTTGATCGACGACAACTCCGGCCAGTCCAACTCCGGGTTCGATGCGTCCGTGCGCCGCATGCTGGAGCGGGTGTATCCCCACACGCCGCTGGAACGCATCCCGCGCGACCACTCGATTTTCCGCTCGTTCTACCTCATCAATCAGGTGGTGGGGCGTGTCGTGGTGAAACCGTACCTGGAGGGCATCACCAGTAAAGGCCGCACGGTGTTGGTGTATGCAAACAATGATCTCGGTGGCGCCTGGTCGAAGAACAAACTCGGCCACTGGAATTTCGACATGGTCGGCGGCGGTTACCGTCAGCGCAAACTCAGCCTGAGGCTCGGCGTCAACATCGTCATGTACGCCTTCACCCTCGATTACAAAAAGGACATGGTGCACCTGCCGATTATTCTGGAACGGCTCAGGAGGTATTCCGGCCGATGA